One part of the Arabidopsis thaliana chromosome 1 sequence genome encodes these proteins:
- a CDS encoding uncharacterized protein (unknown protein; BEST Arabidopsis thaliana protein match is: unknown protein (TAIR:AT4G01960.1); Has 66 Blast hits to 66 proteins in 11 species: Archae - 0; Bacteria - 0; Metazoa - 0; Fungi - 0; Plants - 66; Viruses - 0; Other Eukaryotes - 0 (source: NCBI BLink).), whose translation MDQMLSGEQDLEVDIEAGRSDVTQESTSDTVSGNGVWSERANFGVSEKIADDLSYPLIRDENRVETSSQSLDLSEKKCGNGKFKKSRKASKPPRPPKGPSLSENDRKIMRDIQELAMRKRARIERMKKSLKRLKAAKTSPSSPCITIFSMIITAIFFAFLVFQGFSTGSSSMNSDKSPAPTVSPNNQMISVQFYNDFAPVEQTDPSPTTSLRYTRKRISGAEEEDSRDVTR comes from the exons ATGGATCAAATGTTATCAGGAGAACAAGATCTTGAAGTAGATATTGAAGCTGGTCGATCTGACGTTACACAAGAATCCACATCAGATACTGTTTCAGGCAATGGGGTCTGGAGTGAACGGGCGAATTTCGGTGTCTCTGAAAAGATTGCTGATGATCTGAGCTATCCATTGATAAGAGACGAAAACCGAGTAGAAACTAGCAGTCAGAGTTTGGATCTTTCAGAGAAAAAATGCGGTAATGGAAAGTTTAAGAAGTCGAGAAAAGCTTCAAAGCCTCCAAGACCTCCAAAAGGCCCTTCCTTGAGTGAGAATGACCGTAAGATCATGAGGGACATACAAGAGCTCGCTATGAGAAAGCGTGCAAGGATTGAAAGGATGAAAAAGTCCTTAAAAAGGTTGAAAGCAGCCAAGACGTCACCATCATCTCCATGCATTACCATTTTCTCCATGATAATAACGGCTATATTCTTCGCCTTTCTAGTCTTCCAAG GATTCTCCACAGGCAGTTCGAGTATGAATTCGGACAAATCACCTGCACCAACAGTTTCACCTAACAACCAAATGATTTCAGTTCAGTTCTACAATGATTTTGCTCCCGTTGAGCAAACCGATCCCAGCCCGACCACCTCATTAAG ATACACGAGGAAGCGAATTTCGggtgcagaagaagaagactcgaGAGACGTTACTAGATga
- the GPAT2 gene encoding glycerol-3-phosphate acyltransferase 2 (glycerol-3-phosphate acyltransferase 2 (GPAT2); FUNCTIONS IN: acyltransferase activity; INVOLVED IN: metabolic process; EXPRESSED IN: 13 plant structures; EXPRESSED DURING: 8 growth stages; CONTAINS InterPro DOMAIN/s: Phospholipid/glycerol acyltransferase (InterPro:IPR002123); BEST Arabidopsis thaliana protein match is: glycerol-3-phosphate acyltransferase 3 (TAIR:AT4G01950.1); Has 367 Blast hits to 357 proteins in 22 species: Archae - 0; Bacteria - 2; Metazoa - 4; Fungi - 0; Plants - 361; Viruses - 0; Other Eukaryotes - 0 (source: NCBI BLink).): MSGNKISTLQALVFFLYRFFILRRWCHRSPKQKYQKCPSHGLHQYQDLSNHTLIFNVEGALLKSNSLFPYFMVVAFEAGGVIRSLFLLVLYPFISLMSYEMGLKTMVMLSFFGVKKESFRVGKSVLPKYFLEDVGLEMFQVLKRGGKRVAVSDLPQVMIDVFLRDYLEIEVVVGRDMKMVGGYYLGIVEDKKNLEIAFDKVVQEERLGSGRRLIGITSFNSPSHRSLFSQFCQEIYFVRNSDKKSWQTLPQDQYPKPLIFHDGRLAVKPTPLNTLVLFMWAPFAAVLAAARLVFGLNLPYSLANPFLAFSGIHLTLTVNNHNDLISADRKRGCLFVCNHRTLLDPLYISYALRKKNMKAVTYSLSRLSELLAPIKTVRLTRDRVKDGQAMEKLLSQGDLVVCPEGTTCREPYLLRFSPLFSEVCDVIVPVAIDSHVTFFYGTTASGLKAFDPIFFLLNPFPSYTVKLLDPVSGSSSSTCRGVPDNGKVNFEVANHVQHEIGNALGFECTNLTRRDKYLILAGNNGVVKKK, from the exons ATGTCCGGTAATAAGATCTCGACTCTTCAAgctcttgtcttcttcttgtacCGGTTTTTCATTCTCCGTCGTTGGTGTCATCGTAGCCCTaaacaaaaataccaaaaatgcCCTTCTCACGGCCTCCACCAATATCAAGACCTATCGAATCACACTTTGATATTCAACGTCGAAGGAGCTCTACTCAAATCAAACTCTTTATTCCCTTACTTCATGGTTGTGGCATTCGAAGCCGGAGGGGTGATAAGGTCACTTTTCCTCTTAGTTCTTTATCCATTTATAAGCTTGATGAGCTACGAAATGGGCTTGAAGACGATGGTGATGCTGAGCTTCTTTGGAGTTAAAAAGGAAAGCTTCCGAGTGGGGAAATCAGTTTTGCCTAAGTATTTTCTAGAAGATGTTGGGCTCGAGATGTTCCAGGTTTTGAAAAGAGGAGGCAAGAGAGTTGCTGTGAGTGATTTACCACAAGTTATGATTGATGTATTCTTGCGAGATTACTTGGAGATAGAAGTTGTGGTCGGAAGAGACATGAAAATGGTCGGTGGTTACTACCTAGGCATCGTGGAGGATAAGAAGAACCTTGAAATTGCTTTTGATAAAGTGgttcaagaagaaagacttGGTAGTGGTCGTCGTCTTATTGGCATCACTTCCTTTAACTCGCCAAGTCAcagatctctcttctctcaattTTGCCAG GAAATTTACTTCGTCAGAAATTCAGACAAGAAAAGTTGGCAAACCCTACCACAAGATCAATACCCTAAACCATTGATTTTCCACGATGGTCGTTTAGCCGTTAAGCCAACACCTTTAAACACACTCGTATTATTCATGTGGGCCCCATTCGCCGCCGTCTTAGCCGCTGCAAGACTCGTCTTCGGCCTAAACTTACCTTACTCCCTAGCCAATCCCTTCCTCGCCTTTTCCGGTATCCACCTTACTCTCACTGTCAACAACCACAACGACCTAATATCCGCCGACAGAAAAAGAGGTTGTCTCTTTGTGTGTAACCATAGAACGTTATTGGACCCACTTTACATTTCATACGctctaagaaagaaaaacatgaaagcCGTGACGTATAGTCTAAGCAGATTATCTGAGCTTCTGGCTCCGATCAAGACCGTTAGATTGACTCGTGATCGAGTCAAAGATGGTCAAGCCATGGAGAAATTGCTGAGCCAGGGAGATCTCGTGGTTTGTCCGGAAGGGACTACGTGTAGAGAGCCTTACTTGCTTCGGTTTAGTCCACTTTTCTCTGAGGTTTGTGACGTCATCGTACCTGTTGCTATTGACTCACACGTGACTTTCTTCTATGGCACGACGGCTAGTGGTCTTAAGGCATTTGATcccattttcttccttttgaaTCCTTTCCCTTCCTACACCGTCAAATTGCTTGACCCTGTCTCTGGAAGTAGCTCGTCCACGTGTCGAGGAGTCCCTGACAATGGAAAAGTTAACTTCGAGGTGGCTAATCACGTGCAGCATGAGATCGGGAATGCGTTGGGGTTTGAGTGCACCAACCTCACGAGAAGAGATAAGTACTTGATCTTGGCCGGTAATAACGGAGttgtcaagaaaaaataa